One Vicinamibacterales bacterium DNA window includes the following coding sequences:
- a CDS encoding family 43 glycosylhydrolase, whose product MLPVSPRSRLPLLSAFVVGVGLAALVAQAPPRPIASTWARGIEGQRRADLGNGAYLNPIFAGDHPDPTILKDGIDYYVTFSSFDAYPGLVIWHSRDLVNWEPIGPSLFRNVGSVWAPDLVKHKGRYYIYFPGQKRTEGGQSSNYVIWADDIRGPWSDPIDLKVGRIDPGHAVGPDGRRYLFLSGGYRVTLSDDGLAATSPLKKVYDGWRYPEDWVVEGFAQEGPKILRRGDYYYMVLAEGGTAGPPTSHMVVAARSKSIEGPWENSPFNAIVRTRSADERWWSKGHATLVEGPDSRWYLVYHAYENGFYNLGRQTLLEPVEWMPDGWFRASGADVAAPIAKPAGAAVPHGFAFSDDFTRNKMGVQWSFYKGTDTDRDRYRYENGSLVLKAKGATPADSSPLWFVCGDHAYEVEVEIDIDAGATAGLILFYNSRLYAGLGFSDSSLVMHRYGTERVSAKPAPLGRHAFIRLRNDRHIVTIHTSTDRKTWQEFGTRMEVSGYHHNVAYDFLSLRPALYAAGAGEVRFRNFRYRALE is encoded by the coding sequence ATGCTCCCAGTGAGTCCTCGCTCTCGACTGCCGCTCCTGTCCGCGTTCGTCGTCGGGGTCGGCCTCGCCGCGCTCGTCGCACAGGCTCCTCCGCGACCGATCGCCTCCACCTGGGCGCGCGGCATCGAGGGCCAGCGCAGGGCCGACCTGGGAAACGGCGCGTATCTCAATCCGATCTTCGCCGGTGACCATCCCGACCCCACGATTCTCAAGGACGGCATCGACTACTACGTCACCTTCTCGTCGTTCGACGCCTACCCCGGCCTCGTCATCTGGCACTCGCGCGATCTCGTCAACTGGGAGCCGATTGGCCCCAGCCTGTTCAGGAACGTCGGCTCGGTGTGGGCACCGGATCTCGTCAAGCACAAGGGGCGCTACTACATCTATTTCCCGGGCCAGAAACGAACGGAAGGTGGCCAATCGTCGAACTACGTGATCTGGGCTGACGACATCCGAGGGCCATGGAGCGATCCCATCGACCTCAAGGTCGGTCGGATCGACCCCGGGCACGCCGTTGGACCCGACGGGCGCCGGTATCTCTTCCTGAGCGGCGGCTACAGGGTCACGCTGTCAGACGATGGCCTGGCGGCCACGAGCCCGCTGAAGAAGGTGTACGACGGCTGGCGATACCCCGAGGACTGGGTCGTCGAGGGCTTCGCCCAGGAAGGTCCGAAGATCCTGAGGCGCGGGGACTACTACTACATGGTCCTCGCCGAAGGCGGCACGGCCGGCCCGCCGACGAGCCACATGGTGGTGGCGGCGCGGTCGAAATCGATCGAAGGCCCCTGGGAGAACTCGCCATTCAACGCGATCGTGCGGACCAGGTCGGCCGATGAGCGCTGGTGGTCCAAGGGACACGCCACGCTCGTCGAAGGCCCCGACAGCCGGTGGTACCTCGTCTACCACGCCTACGAGAACGGATTCTACAACTTGGGACGCCAGACGCTGCTCGAACCGGTGGAATGGATGCCCGACGGCTGGTTCAGGGCTTCTGGAGCTGACGTGGCGGCTCCCATCGCCAAGCCGGCGGGTGCGGCTGTCCCACATGGCTTCGCCTTCTCCGACGACTTCACTCGAAACAAGATGGGCGTGCAGTGGAGCTTCTACAAGGGCACCGACACCGACCGTGACCGCTATCGATACGAGAACGGAAGCCTCGTGCTGAAGGCCAAGGGCGCCACGCCCGCCGACAGTTCGCCGCTCTGGTTCGTGTGCGGGGATCACGCCTATGAGGTGGAGGTCGAAATCGACATCGACGCGGGCGCGACGGCTGGTCTGATCCTGTTCTACAACAGCCGTCTGTACGCCGGCCTCGGGTTCTCGGATTCAAGCCTCGTCATGCACCGCTACGGCACCGAGCGTGTGAGCGCCAAGCCAGCGCCGCTCGGGCGTCACGCGTTCATCCGCCTGCGGAACGACAGGCACATCGTCACGATCCACACGAGCACCGATCGGAAGACCTGGCAGGAATTCGGGACGCGCATGGAAGTGTCGGGCTATCACCACAACGTCGCGTACGACTTCCTGAGTCTGCGCCCCGCCCTCTACGCGGCTGGCGCCGGCGAGGTGCGCTTTCGCAACTTTCGCTACCGGGCGCTCGAATAG
- a CDS encoding cupin domain-containing protein — protein sequence MNETESPRYQHASWTSIPVASPLVGAERRMMVGDNLMICRLRFDPHVVTPVHTHPHEQMTLVEQGRVRFYIGREERIAGPGDVLHFPSNVEHGATMLDEEVVLIDIFTPVREDFLDA from the coding sequence ATGAACGAGACCGAATCGCCGCGATATCAACACGCGTCCTGGACCAGCATTCCCGTCGCGTCGCCGCTTGTCGGTGCCGAGCGTCGAATGATGGTCGGCGACAACCTGATGATTTGCCGCCTGCGGTTCGACCCGCACGTGGTCACACCGGTCCACACGCATCCGCACGAACAGATGACCCTGGTGGAACAGGGGCGCGTCCGCTTCTACATCGGGCGCGAGGAGCGCATCGCCGGTCCGGGGGACGTCCTGCACTTCCCGTCCAACGTCGAGCACGGCGCAACGATGCTCGACGAGGAGGTGGTGTTGATCGACATCTTCACGCCGGTTCGCGAGGACTTCCTTGACGCGTGA